One window of Fusobacterium sp. SYSU M8D902 genomic DNA carries:
- a CDS encoding NAD(P)H-dependent glycerol-3-phosphate dehydrogenase has translation MKKVVIIGAGSWGTALGLVLASKEYEVTMWEYDREKAEEIQSSRENKRYLPGIKFPDNLNVTSESKDLLKGIKYVIFSVPSQVLRGVVRNFSHQLTEDMILVNTAKGIEVSTGMRLSQVMKDEIIGKYHKNIVVLSGPTHAEEVAIGIPTTIVAAGLKEKAGEIQELFNTKNFRVYLNEDIVGVELGAAVKNCLAIGAGIADGMGFGDNTKAALITRGIAEMVRFGKVLGADERTFSGLSGIGDLIVTCASKHSRNRHVGECLGKGQTIEEILANMTMVAEGVPTVKAVYEQAKNLGISMPIVEATYNIIYNNANAKNMVEALMERELKVEFY, from the coding sequence ATGAAAAAAGTTGTTATAATAGGAGCAGGAAGCTGGGGAACAGCTTTAGGACTAGTATTGGCAAGTAAAGAGTATGAAGTTACTATGTGGGAATATGATAGAGAAAAAGCTGAAGAGATTCAAAGCTCAAGAGAGAATAAGAGATATCTTCCTGGAATAAAGTTTCCAGATAATCTGAATGTAACATCTGAGAGCAAAGATCTATTAAAAGGGATAAAATATGTTATATTTTCAGTACCTTCACAGGTATTAAGAGGTGTAGTTAGAAATTTTTCACACCAGTTAACTGAAGATATGATATTGGTAAATACTGCAAAAGGGATAGAGGTTTCTACTGGAATGAGATTATCTCAAGTTATGAAAGATGAGATAATAGGAAAATATCATAAAAATATAGTGGTATTATCAGGACCAACTCACGCTGAAGAGGTAGCTATAGGAATACCTACAACAATAGTTGCTGCTGGACTGAAGGAAAAGGCTGGAGAGATACAAGAACTATTTAATACAAAGAATTTTAGAGTGTATCTGAATGAGGATATAGTAGGAGTAGAGCTAGGAGCAGCTGTAAAAAATTGCTTGGCAATAGGAGCTGGAATAGCTGATGGAATGGGATTTGGAGATAATACAAAAGCAGCTTTAATAACAAGGGGAATAGCTGAGATGGTAAGATTTGGAAAGGTTTTAGGTGCTGATGAGAGAACTTTTTCAGGTTTGAGTGGAATAGGAGATTTAATAGTTACTTGTGCAAGTAAGCACAGTAGAAATAGACATGTAGGTGAATGTTTAGGTAAAGGGCAAACAATTGAGGAGATACTAGCAAATATGACTATGGTAGCTGAGGGAGTTCCTACTGTAAAAGCAGTGTATGAACAGGCTAAGAACTTAGGAATATCAATGCCAATTGTAGAGGCTACATACAATATTATTTATAATAATGCCAACGCAAAAAATATGGTAGAAGCTTTGATGGAAAGAGAATTAAAGGTAGAATTTTACTAA
- the plsY gene encoding glycerol-3-phosphate 1-O-acyltransferase PlsY — MKIILFIVLAYILGALPNGVWIGKYFKNIDIRNYGSKNSGATNAYRVLGARYGIMVLIADALKGFLPPFIASKYGVEGNYLLLIGMIAIIGHTLSFFLNFKGGKGVATSLGVFLFLVPNVTLTLLIIFIVVVAITRYISLGSIIASTMLPILTYFYPIKNGIDRVPLVIMTALIGGFVVYKHKSNIGRLLNGTENKFKLK, encoded by the coding sequence ATGAAAATAATATTGTTTATAGTATTAGCTTATATTTTAGGAGCTTTACCTAATGGTGTATGGATAGGAAAATATTTTAAAAACATAGATATTAGAAACTATGGTAGTAAAAACTCAGGAGCAACTAATGCTTATAGAGTACTGGGAGCTAGATATGGAATAATGGTCCTTATAGCAGATGCATTAAAGGGATTTTTACCACCATTTATAGCTAGTAAATATGGAGTTGAAGGAAATTATTTGTTACTTATAGGTATGATAGCTATAATAGGGCATACACTATCGTTTTTTCTGAACTTTAAGGGTGGAAAAGGTGTTGCAACAAGTTTAGGAGTATTTTTATTTCTAGTTCCAAATGTAACTTTAACACTTTTAATAATATTTATAGTGGTAGTGGCTATTACGAGATACATCTCTCTTGGATCAATAATAGCTTCAACAATGTTACCAATATTAACATATTTTTATCCAATAAAAAATGGAATAGACAGAGTACCATTAGTTATAATGACAGCATTAATAGGTGGATTTGTTGTATATAAACATAAAAGTAATATTGGAAGACTTCTTAATGGAACAGAGAATAAATTCAAACTAAAATAG
- a CDS encoding sigma-70 family RNA polymerase sigma factor, producing the protein MLDRDLISFYLEDIRKYDVLDKNEEIELLKKAKAGDNEAKNRLILCNLRLVVNIAKSYTNRGLSLIDLISEGNFGLIYAVEKFDIDKGFRFSTYAVWWIKQSINKAIICKGRGIRIPSYKYDLLNRVNKYVTQRVKEEGVYPTVEEIAQDLKLDKDKVDDIILTFQDPMSLSASIGDDIYLEDTIADNIDHTLEDEIIEEIGRSQLRELVEVLDTREKQILTLRYGLDGEEIHTLEEIGQTFNITRERVRQIEKKTLKKLKNQYSKNNNKFF; encoded by the coding sequence ATGCTAGATAGGGACCTTATCTCATTTTATTTAGAAGATATAAGAAAATATGATGTTTTAGATAAAAATGAAGAAATAGAATTACTAAAAAAAGCGAAAGCTGGAGATAATGAAGCAAAGAATAGGTTGATTTTATGTAATTTGAGATTGGTAGTTAATATTGCTAAAAGTTATACCAACAGAGGGTTGAGTCTTATAGATTTAATAAGTGAAGGAAATTTTGGATTGATCTATGCTGTTGAAAAATTTGATATAGATAAGGGATTCAGATTTTCTACATATGCTGTATGGTGGATAAAACAATCTATTAATAAAGCTATTATCTGTAAGGGTAGGGGAATTAGAATTCCTTCATATAAATATGATCTTTTAAACAGAGTAAATAAGTATGTAACTCAAAGGGTTAAAGAGGAGGGTGTCTATCCAACTGTAGAAGAGATAGCCCAAGATCTAAAGTTGGATAAGGATAAGGTAGATGATATTATCTTAACTTTCCAAGATCCAATGTCTTTGAGTGCAAGTATAGGTGATGATATATATTTAGAGGATACAATAGCAGATAATATAGATCATACTTTGGAAGATGAGATAATTGAAGAGATTGGAAGAAGCCAGTTGAGAGAGCTTGTAGAGGTACTTGATACACGTGAAAAGCAGATTTTAACCTTGAGATATGGTTTAGATGGTGAAGAGATACATACTTTAGAGGAGATAGGACAAACTTTTAACATAACTAGGGAGAGAGTAAGACAGATTGAAAAGAAAACTTTAAAAAAATTAAAGAATCAATATAGTAAAAATAACAATAAATTCTTTTAA